In Vicia villosa cultivar HV-30 ecotype Madison, WI linkage group LG7, Vvil1.0, whole genome shotgun sequence, the DNA window CAACCAAGAGTGTGACAGCTTCTTCCACCTTGCTGCCTAACTCTTCTAGCAAATTCACAAGCCACACAGCCTGGAGAGAGTGTTACCACAGGTGCCTTTTTAGAACACCAAGAGACTGATGCTCCTCCGAACATAAAGACAAAACAAACCGTAGATTTGCGATCGTCCTTATCTGCGCACCAATTGGAATTCGTGTAACCGAGCAATTTGCATGTTCTCCCGTGTCAGTTGTTGGAAAAAGAATTTCGAAGCCAAGAGTATCTTTGATGTATCGTAGGATTCTCTTAACTGCTGTCAAGTGATATACCTTCGggctctccatgaatctacttgTTATACTAACACTAAACGCCAAATCTGGTCGTGTATTGCAAAGATAACGTAACTATCCAATTAATCACCGATATTGCGTTGGATCCACATCTTATTCATCATCACTTTTGGACAACTGTAACCTCCTATTCATCATCACTTTTGGACAATTGTAACCTTGCCTCAGCCGGATCAAAGAAAGTATTTTAAATTTACAAAATATTTCTAATTTACAAGAAACATCACTTTTAGtttagaaaatatttataaatattcttTTTACAAGaaactttaatatttattttatatttaatattaatatattaaacatattttcaatgatatatttatatgtaaataaatattcaaacaaaaatctctccaagaagttagttatttaattaatcataaataaaagtttaaaaaatttaGTGTAAAGAGATTTTTCGTGATtttagaaaatttcaaaattcaactttgaaattttagtataaaattaaattttattttaaaagaattataatttaaactttttttaatgattattagttattttaaaatttgacaaTATTTCAATTCACCTCATAATACTCTTAGAAATCTGACGCAATTATATGCATGTTTCTTCTTGATATATATTAGAAATCACATTTTTTTGCTAAAATTTGAGTTTTTCTGAGTGTATTTACCGAACAAATcaatattgaataaaaaaaatgctTCTAGAGATACACCTCCGATAGTCGAGGACATTTTAGGAAGAACCCGTGAGGTAGATTAAAAGTTTctctaaaatttaattatttaataaaattaaaataaaaaacgttatatgaaattaaaaataattaaaaacaaaaaattataatttcaagTCAGCTAAAAAAATCCAATTCAAGTGACAAACGTAAAATTGTAGTCCTATTTTTATTTTCTGATTTTCCATATCTCCAATTCAATATtgattgattgggcaaaaagtAAAAACAAACTCAAAAgctatttatttttcctttgaaaaaacgCAGTATAATGCATTATGCAGCGCCTAAGGAATTTGAGATTGAGATCAATCTCAAATTCAGCTTCCGCTGCAAACCTAAAACGCAAATCTCTCAATTCATGGGCCGCAATTCAAGAAACCTACTTCTCCACCAAGGTTCGTTCcttcattcttcttcttcctctctctctctctctctcatcactTTCTCTCTCATCATTTTCTGTTACAGGATACGTTTGAGAGACACCGAGTTGTTTTCACCGTCGGAACTTCCATTGCTTCCGTCGCTACTGCTTTCCTAGGTTTGTTCTCTCATAACctaatttgattatattattacatgcttatatttgtatttttttaaattaatttttttatttttgtttcgaATTTTAGGTTATTCGTTGCGTCATGTACATGATACCAGAGTTGATGAAAGGCTTCAATCCATTGAACATGCTGtatatatctatttattttttattcatttttttttatactgTTTTTGGCAATGGACACCGGAAACACCACACTGACAacgaaaataatttgaaaaaataaatattttaaatggtATCACAAGTGTCGGTGTCGGTTTTGGACACCGGCACAGACACATCTTTTTCCAGAGGGGTGTCACTCCGATGGAGGTTTTTGGTTTTACTTGCTTTGATTAcctatattttgtttttgtttattgctAGATGAAAAGCAATGTAAATCTTCAACATTCTGAAATCAAAGATATTGTTGGTCGTCCTGGAGGTTGTAGTATTCCTGCTTGTGCAGCCACTGCTGGAACAGCTTTACTTATAGGGTTTGTTATGTTTCCTTTTAGTGACCCTTGTGCTTAACTATGTAAATTGATCGTTTTTATAGATAAGTTGTTAGTGGTTAATTTGTTAGGGGGAGGGGGATTTGTTAGTAGGAGGGATTGAACCCAGAATCTCTGGTGTCCCAGGGCTTTCCGTTGAGCTTACTCCTTGGGGACTTTGTGAATTTTTCCTTAACATCATGTCACTCTTGGCTATTACAATCTGCTAACTTGTTGTTTAGTGTTTGATGTGTccatttatgatttttatatggtATCATTTAGTTTTATGAGTAGACATGTTGAAGAGATGAAGATGTTGCGTTGAATGTGTGGTAAGACTAGACATGATAgaattagaaatgaaaatattagagaggGTGCTGGGGTAGGACCTATAGTTgagaagatggtggaaaatagacttaggtggtttgaGCATGTAGAGATATGACCTGTAGATTCTGTGGTAAGGAGAGTATATCATATGGTGagaagtcaaacaactagaggaagaggaagaagaagacctataaagactataagagaagttattaagaaagatctcgagattgacaatttggatagaagcatggtcCTAGATAGAACATTATGACGAAAGTTGTTCCATGTAGCCgaccccacttagtgggataagacttGGTTGTTGATGTTGTATCATTTAGTTTTATGACTTTTATCAATAAGGTAGTTGAAAGTATGACTAGAAAGAATATTGATTGCATTTTTTCAGAGAACTTGCATACAAGTATCAATATTAAAGCAAGATCTCCTCATCAcaaaattaaatttgttttatgTTGTGTCAACCAACTACGGATGCTATGTACTAGCCCCAAACACCGATGGAGAGATATCGTAGGGTTAGGAATTATAAAGACCTACATGGTTTTTATTGATTTAGAAAAGAATACGATAGAGTACCTAGAGAAATGCTGTGGAAGGCATTAGAAAAGGAAGAAGTTTGCATTGCTAATATTTGAGCAATCAAAAGTATGTGTTAAGGGGTCATGACTAGTGCGAGAATGCAAGTAGTTTTCCTATAACTATATGTATGTACTGAAGGTCAATTTTAAGTGATTATCTTTTCATCCTGGCTCCAAAACATGTTTAATAAACATATAAAAGAGAGTCTCATAATGCATGTGCACAAAATGATTTAATGAGTAGAAGGAAAATTTTCAAATTATGTATCATGCCGACTAGATGTTAGAGTCTCGGATATGAGTATCACATTTGCATATTTAGTGTATTGAGTGTTGGTATTTTGCAATCAATTAATTCAATTGTTTTAGTTTTCATTTACTCTTAAATTTTAACCTTTTGCTGATATCCAGGTATGGCTTGGGATGGAGAGGTGGAAGCTGGTACACAACAAAGAAGTTCAGAAAGGAACAGATGAAATTGCTAGGACAGATTAAACCTAGAAGATGGCAAATGCTTGGGAATATAAAAGCTAAAGGGTGGAAATTCCAGTTCCCTAGAAGATCCAAAGTGCAAGATACTGCAGTGAAAACATCTGAAACAATAATAAAGGACGCATCCTCCACGCACATTGCTGGAAAATCCCATTAGAATTTATGCATTGATTAGTCTTCCAATATTATTTTGGCCTGCATATTCTTCATCCTTCATGTGATAAGTGTCTAGATACTGCTGCGTTATTTTGATTATTAAATTTACAACGTAGGAAATACACATACATTACTTTTGGGGTTTGACAAAAAGATCTCACAATTTTCAGTTTTGTTGATTCAACTTTCATCAATTTTAAAATTGTTGGAATAACAATTTTGTTTTCACTTTATATGTATAAGCTCTTATATTGTGAATGTGAATGAAATGGAGTGAttctttggtaaaaaaaaaaaaatacatttgatgttattttttttatggtTAAGTTGTATAACTATCAAATTTCACCTCTTAAATGTAAATAAGTTGGATGACATGAGTTCAAATTTGCGTCTCTGCAATCAGATATGTTATTTACTTTATTAGTCTCAAATAAAGTGAAATGCTCAATTAAAGAGCAGGGTGCGAATGTTACATATACATTTAATTTCCAAAATGTTGATTATCAAATTTTGTAATACACTATAATCATTGGATTAGATTGATATAATGAATCCTATAGTGTGGGAATATTCAAACTAGAAATAATTGATGAAGGTTTTGAGCTTAAGGTTTATTATGTTTTCACAATGAAATCCTTTACCATTTATTTGGATGTTTGAAACTTTTTTTGTAGTATCAGGTTGAGGGTGGAGAATGAACTTTTGATCTTTTTATTAGAACCTTTTAATTCACTCATTCCAACTTACACATCATGTGCATTTTGATCTAATACTGTCAAGTGTCATTGGTTATGTTTCCCACCTAATATAAGTTATAGTATAGGTAAAAATATTAAGGAGGTgtataacatatattttttaacGCAAGATGTATAAAGCTAATCATAAAAAGTTACATAATaactgaaaataataatattatcttAAACTAAATTAACCATTATTTAAATCATTGAAGAATGTCAAAAATTTTGTATGTTGAGTAACACTTTCTTAACAGAGGCTACCAATTGCATAAAGTTTGAAGTTTAAGTATTTGTTAAGCTTAAGCCATAGTACATGTACAAACTCATGCTTCTATGATAAGAAAAGCCTCTAGTTTAAGTTTCCAATACAAGGCCTTGTTTGGTTTGTGATAAAAAAGGAACTATTACACAACATTTTCTTCATGGCACATGTTTTGGCTTTTTATATGCACCACATTTGTATGGTCATAGGTCACCTCTCAAATTCATAACCATCCACACATTTCATGTTAAGCTAAGAAATCATGTCACCAAAATCCAAAACTCTTATTAGTTTAATAGTATCCGACAATGATGACCCCACAAATGCATTTTTCTAAGCCACTATATGTCCAATCTATTGACAAAAAGGTGGTTCAAAACTCCTCATGTGAATaacttttttaactttttttttttttttcccttCCTTTGTTATTATTCTGTTTTCTCTTCATATAAATACTGTCTGAATTAGGAACATTAattcatcaaaaaatagaaaatggCTAAGATTTCACTCTCAATAACACTTGTGATTCTCTTCTGTGGTTTAAGTCTTGCATCAAGAACTAAAATATTACCCCACAGAAGAACTATTACTGCATTGGCACCAGAACTCAATGATGGTGTTTGCTCATCACTAGTGAAAACACAAGGCTATGCTTGTGAAGAACACTTGGTATGTACTGTTCAACAttgctttcatctctttctgttTTTTTGATTAAAATCAACAACTTTTAGAGAAATTTAGTAGCTTCTAACTAGGTTCTATGTGTATGTAATTGTTTTTAGGTGACAACAAAAGATGGTTATGTTCTTAACATGCATAGAATTCTACCAAGGGGGAAACCTGGAAGTAACATACCAGTTGTGCTACAGCATGGACTATTCATGGTTACtaacaaattttgttttttttcatgactttttgttgttattatcgttgttgatgttggaaattgatGTAATGTTATATGTTTTTGTAGGATGGTGTGACATGGTTATTGCTACCACCAAGTCAATCTCTTGCATTCCTTTTGGCGGATAATGGTTTTGATGTTTGGATTGCTAACTCGCGTGGAACCAAATATAGTTATCAACATACATCCTTTTCTAGTAACAGCTCGGTTAGTCCTCGAAATTGAAAATCTCTGATTCTGTTAGCACTTTTAAGTAGACAAATTTGAGTCCATTGCTTATATGAGGTTTCCATTGTTTAGGATTACTGGAATTGGTCATGGGATGAATTAGTTGCATATGATCTTCCTGCAACATTCCAGTATGTGCATGATCAAACTCGACAAAAACTACACTATGTTGGTCACTCTCAGGTGATTCATTGGTGAATTTTTTCATGTTTTCACCTCTCCATATGTATAACTCAATGTGATATTAAAGAATGAAGTTTTTTGGATTATCTTATGTAGGGAACTTTGGTTGCATTGGCTGCTTTTTCGAAAGATCAACAACTGGACAAGTTGAGATCAGCTGCCTTGCTTTGTCCAATTGCTTATGTTAGTCAGATGACCTCACAAGTAGCTAAAAAGGCCGCCGATAATTTCATTGCAGAGGTAACTATTGCTAATCAAAGAAAATAGATATGATTGTTactcaaaattcaaaatattaacaTCGAATATACGTGGTTCTTTCTCAACAGACACTGTACAAGTTGGGAGTTTTCGAATTTAGTCTGAGAGGGTAAGTACTTATTATTTTCCGTGACACATTAAACAAATATGTGACTAGTCTTATGATGCTGATTAATCGTGAGTTCAGAAATATCGGCTTGAATCCATCTCTTCTTTAATGTTTGAATAGGGGATCTGTCGTAAAGTTTCTTAAGGACATGTGTACGGGAACTTCCATCGACTGCAGCAACTTGTTTACATCTTTCACAGGTTTTATGCATCTTCCAATTTATCAATAGACACTCATTAGGTTTCTTGCTAAAGTTTATTTTGTCATCATATCACCtacattgatattattattatactttCAGGTCCGAATTGCTGCGTAAACTCTTCGTTGATAAACACCTTTTTGGATCACGAGCCTCAGCCATCAGCAACGAAGAACGTGATCCATTTATCTCAGAG includes these proteins:
- the LOC131616028 gene encoding triacylglycerol lipase 2-like — protein: MQRLRNLRLRSISNSASAANLKRKSLNSWAAIQETYFSTKDTFERHRVVFTVGTSIASVATAFLGYSLRHVHDTRVDERLQSIEHAMKSNVNLQHSEIKDIVGRPGGCSIPACAATAGTALLIGYGLGWRGGSWYTTKKFRKEQMKLLGQIKPRRWQMLGNIKVTTKDGYVLNMHRILPRGKPGSNIPVVLQHGLFMDGVTWLLLPPSQSLAFLLADNGFDVWIANSRGTKYSYQHTSFSSNSSDYWNWSWDELVAYDLPATFQYVHDQTRQKLHYVGHSQGTLVALAAFSKDQQLDKLRSAALLCPIAYVSQMTSQVAKKAADNFIAETLYKLGVFEFSLRGGSVVKFLKDMCTGTSIDCSNLFTSFTGPNCCVNSSLINTFLDHEPQPSATKNVIHLSQMIREGTVSMFDYENQDENIRHYGQSTPPIYDMTRLPKELPLFVSYGGADALSDVKDVQLLLESVKDHDADKLVVQYRNDYAHADFVMGQNAKQDVYEPLISFFKLQ